The following are encoded together in the Arcticibacterium luteifluviistationis genome:
- a CDS encoding DUF1501 domain-containing protein, with protein sequence MDRRKFIKNTSAGLGAVGTMKVGDINLSSFNSLYQVGEENDNILIVVQLFGGNDAINTIVPFEWPDYYNRFRPRISIPNNVCLPFADPKDGSAMHPSLGSGVKGGMHGLYEAGKLSVIQGVGYSKPNLSHFRSTDIWFSGIVPQSDGQVLSTGWLGRYFDQYKNENLPESPYCIHVGDSPLLMFQGKEEENAILLEDPDELFERGKEVETEVIDVDENSLFSEEFDYINDVGVKINHFSKSVKEAFDKGKNTETYENDQLSNQMKLVARLIDGGLKTKVYSVSLDGFDTHSGQGGLEGVHSSLLKKVSDAISSFQSDIEALGHSKRVIGMTVSEFGRRPYENGSQGTDHGTSNVMFAFGDSVKGQTFGGNVAFLPFYDHENLAYRYDFQSIYQEVLRTWFGASSFFTEEILGGKFALIDKVGFLKTTEKDDSLPAQPVIPEVNVDPRSPSNPYSPYNVTEQDVFKAFPNPTVDGKIALSMVLYVAANIEITQFDVKGKPYGVLLKKTAYRQGAYVVNLELKGGHGFYLLHIKANNRNHYLKVIRM encoded by the coding sequence ATGGATAGAAGAAAATTCATAAAGAACACATCTGCAGGGCTTGGAGCTGTAGGAACCATGAAGGTGGGGGATATTAACCTATCTTCTTTTAACTCCCTTTACCAAGTAGGAGAGGAAAATGACAATATTTTAATTGTTGTTCAGCTTTTTGGTGGCAATGACGCCATCAACACCATTGTGCCTTTTGAATGGCCAGACTATTACAACAGATTTAGACCTAGAATAAGTATTCCTAACAATGTCTGTTTACCTTTTGCCGACCCTAAAGATGGTTCTGCTATGCACCCTTCATTAGGAAGTGGTGTAAAAGGTGGAATGCACGGGCTTTATGAGGCTGGAAAGCTTTCCGTAATTCAAGGTGTAGGGTATAGCAAGCCAAACCTTTCACACTTTAGGTCTACAGATATCTGGTTTTCCGGAATAGTACCACAGTCTGACGGACAAGTGCTATCAACAGGCTGGTTAGGAAGATATTTTGACCAATATAAAAACGAAAACCTTCCTGAAAGCCCGTATTGTATTCACGTAGGCGACAGTCCTTTGTTAATGTTTCAAGGGAAAGAAGAAGAAAATGCAATACTTCTGGAAGACCCAGATGAACTATTTGAAAGAGGAAAAGAAGTAGAAACTGAAGTAATTGATGTAGATGAAAATTCTCTTTTCTCTGAAGAGTTTGATTATATCAATGATGTAGGTGTCAAGATAAATCACTTTTCAAAATCTGTTAAAGAAGCCTTTGATAAAGGGAAAAACACAGAAACTTACGAGAATGACCAGCTTTCAAACCAAATGAAGTTGGTAGCAAGACTAATTGATGGTGGCCTAAAAACCAAAGTATACTCTGTAAGTCTTGATGGTTTTGATACCCATTCTGGCCAAGGTGGTTTAGAGGGCGTTCATAGCTCGCTTCTTAAAAAAGTGAGTGATGCTATTTCTTCCTTTCAGTCTGATATTGAAGCCCTTGGGCATTCCAAAAGAGTGATAGGCATGACTGTTTCCGAATTTGGAAGAAGGCCTTATGAAAACGGAAGTCAAGGAACCGACCATGGAACCTCAAACGTCATGTTTGCTTTTGGAGATAGTGTAAAGGGTCAGACCTTCGGTGGAAATGTAGCTTTTCTTCCTTTCTATGACCACGAAAATCTTGCCTACCGATACGATTTCCAGAGTATTTATCAAGAAGTGTTAAGAACTTGGTTTGGAGCTTCTTCTTTCTTTACAGAAGAAATTTTAGGGGGTAAATTTGCTCTTATCGATAAGGTAGGCTTCCTAAAAACTACCGAAAAAGACGATTCCTTACCGGCACAGCCCGTAATTCCAGAAGTTAATGTAGACCCACGCTCTCCAAGCAACCCTTACAGCCCTTATAATGTTACCGAACAAGACGTTTTTAAAGCTTTCCCAAACCCTACCGTTGATGGGAAAATAGCTTTAAGCATGGTACTATATGTGGCAGCAAATATTGAAATTACGCAGTTTGACGTCAAAGGGAAACCATATGGCGTTCTTCTTAAAAAAACCGCTTATAGACAAGGTGCCTATGTGGTAAACCTTGAACTAAAAGGTGGACACGGCTTTTATTTGTTACACATCAAAGCCAATAACCGAAACCACTACCTGAAAGTAATTAGAATGTAA
- a CDS encoding exodeoxyribonuclease III: protein MKIFTFNVNGVRAAIKKGLIEWLEEEKPDILCLQEIKLSETELVEDLFTALGFNCFWYPAQKRGYSGVAILTKIKPELVEYGINVEKFDFEGRVITAHFKNFSLVCAYFPSGTTGNIRQDLKMEFLGDIETYITKVKTRTKNIILCGDVNICHTEIDIHNPKSNKNSSGFLPEERAWVGSFLDMGFIDTFRQFNKDPHHYSWWSYRAGSRGKNLGWRIDYLFVSKEMEDTLRNAQIHPEINMSDHCPVSLELKE from the coding sequence ATGAAAATATTTACGTTTAACGTTAATGGAGTAAGAGCCGCAATCAAAAAAGGACTCATAGAATGGTTAGAAGAAGAAAAACCAGATATTCTCTGTTTACAAGAGATTAAACTTTCGGAAACAGAACTAGTGGAAGATCTTTTTACAGCACTTGGTTTTAATTGTTTTTGGTATCCTGCACAAAAAAGAGGCTATAGTGGTGTAGCCATTTTGACCAAGATTAAACCCGAACTGGTTGAATATGGAATAAATGTTGAAAAATTTGATTTTGAAGGTAGAGTGATAACAGCTCATTTTAAGAATTTTAGTTTAGTGTGTGCATATTTCCCGTCAGGGACAACTGGAAATATAAGACAAGACCTAAAAATGGAGTTTTTAGGTGATATAGAAACTTATATCACCAAGGTAAAAACTAGAACCAAAAACATTATTCTATGCGGAGATGTGAATATATGTCATACCGAAATTGACATTCATAACCCTAAAAGTAATAAGAATAGCTCTGGTTTTTTACCTGAAGAGCGAGCTTGGGTAGGGTCATTTTTAGATATGGGTTTCATTGACACCTTTCGCCAATTCAACAAAGATCCCCATCATTATTCGTGGTGGTCTTACAGAGCTGGCTCACGTGGAAAAAACCTTGGATGGCGTATTGATTACTTGTTTGTAAGTAAAGAAATGGAGGATACCCTTCGCAATGCACAAATTCATCCTGAAATAAATATGTCTGACCATTGTCCCGTTTCGTTAGAGTTAAAGGAATAA
- a CDS encoding DUF1800 family protein — MANSTSRRAFFNSLLGGTNQLAVSSLDEHTTPLNIADVYHLLRRCCFSVDETFAKTLVGKTAKEAVNLLINNAPSLNKPTPNFDLNQGFKNPNLLGAGSPAYQQERTFNLETHFKQNDILKDWWVNLMKADTKSLSEKVTFMWHGHFTTQYEGNEPIAAQWIYRQNELYRSLFLPNFKLFLEKVTVDGAMLMYLNGNENVREAPNENYARELFELFSIGIDDGNYTENDIREAAKVLTGWKASHFIEDQNLYTPYFNTGNYSTDDKEVFGVKFTVDYEVTKDNAYKNAVEKLSSVILEQKGEAVSKFMAANFYNYFVYSKPITEENSIINELAEHFKSSGFNLKSMLVKLLSSKHFFDVNNRGVQIKNHLETLISFSSHFEIETNLLNKWTKEFGLEPLNPPNVSGWKGYRNWITTKTLPAYIHEFSKIITAKTNLEMGDWAAKNEGFFESRALVEDICFKLFPKLPNSERIEKLEKVLLGGAPYYEWPEIAQNKENAGLRVKALLKAMFKLPDFYLN; from the coding sequence ATGGCAAACTCTACTAGCAGACGGGCATTTTTTAATAGTCTTTTAGGCGGTACTAATCAGTTGGCCGTTAGCAGCCTTGATGAGCATACCACTCCGCTTAATATTGCGGACGTTTATCATCTTTTAAGAAGATGCTGCTTTTCTGTAGATGAGACTTTTGCAAAAACACTTGTAGGAAAAACAGCAAAAGAAGCGGTCAATTTATTGATAAATAACGCCCCCTCTCTAAATAAACCAACTCCAAATTTCGACTTAAATCAAGGATTCAAAAACCCAAATTTACTTGGAGCAGGAAGCCCTGCCTATCAACAAGAGAGAACGTTCAACCTTGAAACACATTTTAAACAAAATGATATTCTAAAAGATTGGTGGGTAAATCTGATGAAGGCCGACACGAAAAGCCTTTCAGAAAAAGTTACTTTCATGTGGCATGGTCACTTTACCACGCAGTATGAGGGAAATGAACCCATAGCTGCACAGTGGATTTACAGACAAAATGAACTTTATAGATCCCTGTTTTTACCAAACTTTAAATTATTCTTGGAGAAGGTAACTGTTGATGGTGCTATGCTGATGTACCTCAATGGTAATGAAAATGTTCGCGAAGCTCCAAATGAAAACTATGCTCGTGAGCTATTTGAATTATTTTCAATAGGAATAGATGACGGAAACTATACGGAAAATGACATTAGAGAAGCTGCCAAGGTCTTAACAGGCTGGAAAGCAAGTCACTTTATTGAAGACCAAAACCTTTATACGCCTTATTTTAATACTGGAAACTATAGTACCGACGATAAAGAAGTTTTTGGTGTGAAATTTACTGTTGACTATGAAGTTACCAAAGACAATGCATACAAAAATGCTGTTGAGAAGCTCTCCTCCGTTATTTTAGAACAAAAAGGAGAAGCTGTTTCTAAGTTTATGGCAGCCAATTTTTATAACTATTTTGTCTATAGTAAACCCATAACAGAAGAAAACAGCATAATTAATGAATTAGCAGAGCACTTTAAAAGCTCTGGTTTTAACCTCAAATCAATGCTAGTTAAGCTTCTAAGCAGTAAGCACTTCTTTGATGTAAACAATAGAGGCGTTCAGATAAAAAACCATCTTGAAACCCTGATTTCTTTTTCATCTCACTTTGAAATTGAAACGAACCTATTGAATAAGTGGACAAAAGAATTTGGTTTAGAACCTCTAAACCCGCCCAACGTAAGTGGCTGGAAAGGTTATAGAAACTGGATAACCACAAAAACACTACCTGCCTATATTCATGAGTTTAGTAAAATTATCACCGCTAAAACCAACCTTGAAATGGGTGATTGGGCAGCTAAAAACGAAGGCTTCTTTGAGTCTAGGGCTTTAGTAGAAGATATTTGCTTTAAACTATTCCCAAAGCTACCTAATAGCGAAAGAATAGAAAAGCTAGAAAAAGTGCTTCTTGGTGGAGCACCTTATTATGAATGGCCTGAAATAGCACAAAACAAAGAGAATGCTGGGCTTCGTGTAAAAGCATTACTGAAAGCGATGTTTAAACTCCCAGATTTTTATTTGAATTAA
- a CDS encoding PPK2 family polyphosphate kinase has translation MSKIKGDDYQFDGKGKFKISEVKTKIKDFYEDKSDYSAQLKELQSEIDALQNMMYAHDKYGMLVIFQAMDAAGKDGTMKRVFANVHPLGTAFYSFKRPSSKELDHDFMWRCFKELPERGKIKVFNRSYYEEVLVVKVHPEILTDVQKIPAEISSKNNVWEKRYKDIKNFEEYLTNNGIVVVKFFLNVSKKEQGERLIARINEQEKNWKFEEGDIKERGYWDNYQQAYEDLINETATKNSPWHIVPADDKKNMRLIVAKVLQEKLKTLDISYPESSDERQKELLSFIDVIKNQNEE, from the coding sequence ATGTCTAAAATAAAAGGAGACGACTATCAATTTGATGGAAAAGGTAAATTCAAAATATCCGAAGTAAAAACTAAAATAAAAGACTTTTACGAGGATAAAAGCGACTACTCTGCTCAGCTAAAAGAGCTTCAATCGGAAATAGATGCCCTCCAAAACATGATGTATGCCCATGATAAATATGGCATGCTCGTTATTTTCCAAGCCATGGATGCCGCAGGAAAAGATGGCACCATGAAACGCGTTTTTGCGAATGTACACCCATTAGGTACCGCTTTTTACTCTTTTAAAAGACCAAGCTCTAAAGAATTAGACCATGATTTTATGTGGCGATGCTTCAAAGAACTTCCAGAAAGAGGGAAAATCAAGGTGTTTAATCGCTCTTATTATGAAGAGGTTTTGGTGGTAAAAGTCCATCCTGAGATATTAACTGACGTTCAAAAAATTCCTGCTGAAATTTCTAGCAAAAATAATGTGTGGGAAAAACGATATAAGGACATCAAAAACTTTGAAGAATACTTGACGAACAATGGTATTGTAGTCGTCAAATTTTTCCTAAATGTTTCTAAAAAAGAGCAAGGTGAAAGATTAATTGCCCGTATAAATGAGCAGGAGAAAAACTGGAAGTTTGAAGAAGGTGACATCAAAGAAAGAGGCTACTGGGACAACTATCAGCAGGCCTATGAGGATTTGATCAATGAAACGGCTACCAAAAATTCTCCATGGCACATTGTACCAGCCGACGATAAAAAGAACATGCGACTCATAGTAGCCAAAGTGCTTCAAGAAAAGCTTAAAACGCTCGATATTTCCTATCCAGAATCTAGTGATGAAAGGCAGAAGGAATTATTATCTTTTATTGATGTTATTAAAAATCAAAATGAAGAGTAA
- the mfd gene encoding transcription-repair coupling factor → MVAEEFLKIFQEDSFVQNIAEQLKDSQRVQIEGLHGSLDAVLAASFFKKTQYSGLFILPEKEDAAYFYNDLRNLLGEENVFYFPASYKRLFEYQEIENANVLLRAELINKLNQGLENALIVSYSEALTEKVINKKSLVANTLKLRSGETLDLNFITELLVSYDFEKTDFVYEPGQFSVRGGIVDIFSFASDKPVRLELWGDEIDTMRFFDPETQLSIKTLEEVTIIPDVEHKLKKEERESFFGFLPKDSQVWVKDVNYCLEIAKENFERATLSVESMVEKSGDIQVVFDADESFLTKKLIKEDIEKFKTIEFGRRFFYNHSLRLNYPSKSQPSFNKEFKLLINDISERQSKGFSTVICSDQSKQLTRLKRIFEELDPQNNFIAGDFSLREGFVDQQAKMVCYTDHQIFERYHRYNVKEKFSKSKAITIKELKSLKSGDFVTHIDYGIGRFAGMEFIDVKGRKQEAIRLIYKDNDLLFVNIHSLHKIAKYSGKEGLPPPMSKLGTGDWETKKSKVKRQVKDIAKELIALYAKRRAAPGFAFSEDTYLQIELESSFLYDDTPDQAKATADVKEDMEKPNPMDRLVCGDVGFGKTEIAIRAAFKAVADGKQAAVLVPTTILAMQHAKTFRERLEKLPVTVDYLNRFKSAAESTKTLKELKAGKVDIIIGTHRLLNKKIEFKDLGLLVIDEEQKFGVKAKDRIKEIKHNVDVLTLTATPIPRTLHFSLMGARDLSIIATPPPNRQPVTTEVKVFQEEVLRDALSYELQRGGQAFFVHNRIKDIDSIGSIIMRLVPDAKIGVAHGQMDGDKLEKIMMSFIEGDIDILISTNIIESGLDIPNANTIIINHAHMFGMSDLHQMRGRVGRSNKKAFCYLLTPPLSGLTRDSRKRLQTLEEFSDLGDGFKVAMRDLDIRGAGNLLGAEQSGFVNDLGYELYHKILDDAVSELKENEFKSLFEKELSAKEFKVEDCQIETDQQILIPDSYITNISERLSVYNSIDGLKTQEELDLFKASIHDRFGKLPKEVEDLFEIVRIRWKAETLGFEKITWKNNILKAYFVSSKHVEYYQADKFGRILDYVKVHPKKCTLKQIKEKLVLSVQNADSIQKIETFFDSVLEHIDKKQ, encoded by the coding sequence GTGGTAGCAGAAGAATTCCTTAAAATATTTCAAGAAGACAGTTTTGTTCAAAACATTGCTGAACAACTAAAAGATTCTCAACGGGTACAGATTGAAGGGCTTCACGGAAGTCTGGATGCTGTTTTGGCGGCGAGTTTCTTTAAAAAAACGCAGTATTCTGGTCTTTTTATTCTTCCTGAAAAAGAAGATGCCGCCTATTTTTATAACGACCTCAGAAATCTCTTAGGGGAAGAGAACGTCTTCTACTTTCCAGCCTCTTACAAAAGACTTTTTGAGTACCAAGAAATTGAAAATGCCAACGTTCTTTTACGTGCCGAACTCATTAATAAGCTTAATCAAGGCTTAGAAAATGCACTTATAGTTTCATACTCTGAAGCACTTACAGAAAAAGTAATAAACAAGAAAAGTTTAGTAGCCAACACCTTAAAACTAAGAAGTGGCGAAACCTTAGACCTTAATTTCATTACCGAACTGTTGGTTTCATACGATTTTGAAAAGACTGACTTCGTTTATGAACCTGGCCAGTTTTCGGTTCGTGGTGGTATCGTAGATATTTTCTCGTTTGCTTCTGACAAACCTGTTCGTTTAGAACTTTGGGGTGACGAAATTGATACCATGCGTTTCTTTGATCCAGAAACACAGTTATCTATAAAAACGCTGGAAGAGGTTACCATCATTCCAGATGTTGAACATAAACTAAAAAAAGAAGAAAGAGAATCCTTTTTTGGCTTTCTTCCAAAAGATTCTCAAGTCTGGGTTAAAGACGTTAACTATTGCCTAGAAATAGCAAAAGAAAACTTTGAAAGAGCCACGCTTTCTGTTGAAAGTATGGTGGAAAAAAGTGGTGATATTCAGGTCGTTTTTGATGCAGACGAGAGTTTTCTGACAAAAAAACTTATCAAAGAAGACATTGAAAAGTTTAAAACCATCGAGTTTGGTAGGAGGTTCTTTTATAACCATTCGCTTAGGCTCAACTATCCTTCTAAATCTCAACCATCCTTTAATAAAGAGTTCAAGCTATTAATAAACGATATTTCGGAGAGACAGTCAAAAGGTTTTAGCACTGTTATATGTTCTGACCAGAGCAAGCAATTAACTAGGCTTAAAAGGATATTTGAAGAGCTTGACCCTCAAAATAACTTTATTGCAGGTGACTTTTCTTTAAGAGAAGGATTTGTGGACCAGCAGGCAAAAATGGTTTGTTATACAGACCATCAAATTTTTGAACGCTATCATCGCTATAACGTCAAAGAGAAGTTTTCTAAGTCAAAAGCAATTACCATAAAAGAGCTTAAATCTCTTAAATCTGGTGATTTTGTAACGCATATTGACTACGGAATTGGACGTTTTGCTGGCATGGAGTTCATTGATGTAAAAGGAAGAAAGCAAGAAGCTATCCGACTGATATACAAAGACAATGATTTACTCTTTGTCAATATTCACTCCTTACACAAAATAGCAAAATACTCAGGAAAAGAGGGGCTTCCACCACCTATGAGTAAGCTTGGAACGGGAGATTGGGAAACCAAGAAAAGCAAAGTTAAAAGACAGGTTAAGGATATTGCGAAAGAGTTAATAGCTCTTTACGCCAAAAGAAGAGCTGCCCCTGGTTTTGCTTTTAGTGAAGACACTTATTTACAGATAGAGCTAGAGTCTTCTTTCCTTTATGACGATACACCAGACCAGGCCAAAGCCACAGCTGATGTAAAAGAAGACATGGAAAAGCCTAACCCAATGGATAGGCTAGTGTGTGGCGATGTTGGTTTTGGTAAAACAGAAATTGCAATTAGAGCAGCATTTAAGGCTGTAGCCGACGGAAAACAAGCTGCAGTGCTCGTTCCTACCACTATTTTAGCCATGCAGCATGCTAAAACTTTCAGAGAAAGACTTGAAAAACTACCCGTAACGGTAGACTATTTAAACAGATTTAAGTCGGCTGCAGAATCGACTAAAACGCTGAAAGAGTTAAAAGCCGGGAAGGTTGACATCATTATTGGAACGCATAGACTGCTCAATAAGAAAATTGAATTCAAAGATTTAGGCTTACTTGTTATTGATGAAGAGCAAAAATTCGGTGTAAAAGCGAAGGATAGAATCAAAGAAATAAAGCATAATGTGGATGTGCTAACGCTTACAGCTACGCCAATTCCAAGGACACTTCATTTCTCTTTAATGGGGGCTCGTGATTTGTCAATTATTGCTACACCGCCACCAAATAGACAGCCTGTAACTACCGAAGTAAAAGTTTTTCAAGAAGAAGTTTTAAGAGATGCTCTTTCTTATGAATTACAGCGAGGTGGTCAAGCATTCTTTGTGCATAATCGTATTAAAGACATTGATTCCATAGGAAGTATTATCATGAGGCTGGTGCCTGACGCAAAAATTGGCGTAGCACATGGCCAAATGGACGGCGACAAGTTAGAAAAAATCATGATGTCATTCATTGAAGGCGATATTGACATTCTTATTTCTACCAATATTATTGAATCTGGTCTAGATATTCCTAATGCCAATACCATTATCATTAACCATGCACACATGTTTGGTATGTCTGATTTGCACCAAATGCGTGGTAGGGTAGGACGTTCTAATAAAAAGGCCTTTTGTTATTTACTAACGCCTCCATTGTCTGGATTGACAAGAGATTCTAGAAAAAGACTCCAAACTTTAGAAGAATTCTCCGACTTGGGTGACGGATTTAAAGTAGCCATGAGAGACCTAGATATAAGGGGAGCAGGAAACCTTTTGGGTGCCGAGCAAAGTGGTTTTGTAAATGACTTAGGTTATGAACTTTATCATAAAATTCTTGATGATGCAGTTTCTGAATTAAAAGAAAATGAATTCAAATCGCTGTTTGAGAAAGAACTTTCTGCCAAAGAATTTAAAGTAGAAGACTGTCAAATAGAAACAGACCAACAAATTCTTATTCCGGATAGTTATATCACTAATATTTCTGAAAGGTTATCTGTTTATAACTCCATTGATGGTTTAAAAACCCAAGAAGAGCTTGATTTATTCAAAGCATCTATTCATGATAGGTTTGGAAAGCTTCCGAAAGAAGTGGAAGATCTATTTGAAATAGTGCGAATTAGATGGAAAGCAGAAACCTTAGGTTTTGAAAAAATAACGTGGAAAAATAATATCCTGAAAGCCTATTTCGTTTCATCAAAGCACGTCGAATATTATCAAGCTGATAAATTTGGCAGAATTCTTGATTACGTTAAGGTGCACCCTAAAAAGTGCACACTGAAACAAATCAAAGAAAAGCTCGTTTTAAGCGTTCAGAACGCTGATTCTATTCAAAAAATAGAAACTTTCTTTGATTCAGTTTTAGAACATATTGATAAAAAGCAATAG
- the gldJ gene encoding gliding motility lipoprotein GldJ — MKRLFLGASLVATSLFLFTGCKENKRTSMEPGKTNGATGLSYGDKKTEGYKAESFAGQPAAPNMVFIEGGRFTMGTVAEDITFTRDNLERTVTVASFYMDEAEISNIDYLFYLYNIQSDSTSEFYESALPDTTVWQNYMSFNDQYVDHYLRYPGFRMYPVVGVSWIQASDYANWRSEAVNNSLSQGGGEKKKGISFGKKKKAEEGLAEAAPVSDGGRKTIESGTVLPNYRLPTEAEWEYAAKAMIGTQYNDENQANQRIYPWDGSSLRQDSGRGKGMMMANFKRGRGDYAGIAGRLNDQNIITAEVYSFEPNDFGLYNMAGNVNEWVYDLYRPGSYQDFNDLNPIRRNDYQDEDGMYDSKNYNSLIDNNQRVYKGGSWADVAYWLSPGTRRYIDQDSSTATIGFRCAMISVGAPSKKKM, encoded by the coding sequence ATGAAGAGACTATTTTTAGGTGCTTCACTTGTAGCTACGTCGCTTTTCCTATTTACAGGCTGTAAAGAGAACAAAAGAACAAGTATGGAACCCGGTAAAACCAATGGTGCAACCGGTTTATCATACGGAGATAAAAAAACTGAAGGTTATAAAGCCGAAAGTTTTGCAGGCCAACCTGCGGCTCCAAACATGGTATTTATAGAAGGTGGTAGATTTACCATGGGTACGGTAGCTGAAGACATCACTTTTACAAGAGATAATCTTGAGAGAACGGTAACCGTTGCCTCTTTTTATATGGATGAGGCTGAAATCTCTAATATTGACTACTTATTTTACCTTTATAATATTCAGTCAGACTCAACTTCTGAGTTTTATGAATCAGCATTACCTGATACTACAGTATGGCAAAATTATATGTCTTTTAATGACCAATACGTTGATCATTACCTAAGATACCCTGGTTTTAGAATGTACCCAGTAGTTGGTGTTTCTTGGATTCAGGCATCAGATTATGCCAATTGGCGTTCGGAAGCTGTAAACAATTCTCTTTCTCAAGGTGGTGGTGAAAAGAAGAAAGGAATTTCTTTTGGTAAGAAAAAGAAAGCAGAAGAAGGTCTTGCAGAAGCTGCTCCAGTTTCAGACGGAGGAAGAAAAACTATTGAATCAGGTACTGTTCTTCCAAATTATAGACTACCTACAGAAGCCGAATGGGAATATGCGGCTAAAGCTATGATTGGAACGCAGTATAATGATGAAAATCAGGCAAATCAAAGAATTTACCCTTGGGATGGCTCTTCTTTAAGACAAGATAGCGGAAGAGGAAAAGGTATGATGATGGCAAACTTTAAACGTGGTCGTGGAGATTATGCTGGTATAGCCGGTCGTCTAAACGATCAAAATATTATTACTGCAGAAGTATACTCTTTTGAACCAAATGATTTTGGCCTTTATAATATGGCTGGAAACGTTAATGAGTGGGTTTATGACTTATACCGTCCTGGTTCTTATCAGGATTTCAATGATCTGAATCCAATTAGAAGGAATGATTACCAAGATGAAGATGGTATGTATGATTCTAAAAACTATAACTCATTGATTGACAATAATCAACGTGTTTATAAAGGTGGTTCTTGGGCTGATGTGGCCTATTGGTTATCTCCTGGAACTAGAAGATACATTGACCAAGATTCTTCTACTGCTACTATTGGTTTTAGATGTGCCATGATTTCTGTAGGTGCACCTAGCAAAAAGAAAATGTAA
- a CDS encoding ComF family protein has protein sequence MNPLQLAIELMYPRLCSACFGTLQVYENHICIKCNLSLPKIALHENEQVKLDKKFWGKLNIENTYSFLQFIKNGPVQNILHKLKYKNSPELANFMGRWFGNHLLTLGFDKEVDLILGIPLHPIKQKRRGYNQADQLAEGISEILQVPFETNILVRTEFTETQTNKSRYKRFENMEGVFKIEDPEKVKGKRIALVDDVLTTGATLEIAGAELIKAGCSELSILTLAAAL, from the coding sequence ATGAATCCATTACAACTTGCAATAGAATTAATGTATCCGAGGCTATGTTCGGCTTGTTTTGGTACACTCCAAGTCTATGAAAATCATATTTGTATAAAGTGTAACCTTTCGCTTCCTAAAATAGCTCTTCATGAAAATGAACAAGTAAAGTTAGATAAGAAGTTCTGGGGTAAGCTTAATATTGAAAATACTTATTCGTTTTTACAATTTATCAAAAACGGACCGGTTCAAAATATCCTTCATAAATTGAAATACAAGAACAGTCCTGAATTGGCCAATTTTATGGGAAGGTGGTTTGGGAATCATTTACTAACATTGGGTTTTGACAAAGAGGTAGATCTGATTTTGGGAATTCCGCTTCATCCGATAAAACAAAAACGAAGAGGTTATAATCAGGCTGACCAGCTAGCCGAGGGAATTTCGGAAATATTACAAGTTCCATTCGAAACTAATATTTTAGTTAGAACTGAATTCACAGAAACTCAAACCAATAAATCTAGATATAAAAGGTTTGAAAATATGGAAGGAGTCTTTAAAATTGAAGATCCTGAAAAAGTTAAAGGTAAAAGAATAGCTTTGGTGGATGATGTATTAACTACAGGAGCAACTTTAGAAATAGCGGGAGCTGAACTTATTAAGGCAGGTTGTTCGGAATTGTCAATACTGACATTGGCGGCAGCTCTATAA